The region TTATCTACTTTTGGTGTAATTTTTCTTGTTTTAAAAGGAGATATATTTAATATCTTTGATATAGAGTTTACCACCGGAGATATGTGGGTATTATCTAGTTCTATATCTTGGGCAACCTATTCTGTTTTTGTAAAATTTAAACCAAAAGAACTTAGCCATTTAGAACTTTTTGTAATAGTTGTTTATGTAGGAACTATTTTATTTTTAATTCCTTGGTATTTATATCAAGGATATACATTAGAACATGAGTTAGAAGTATTAAAAAACAACTGGCATTTTTTTGTATATGTATCAGTTTTCCCATCTTTATTATCTTACTATTTTTGGCATACAGGTATTGATGAAATTGGAGCAGAAAAAACAGGTCAATTTACGCACTTGATGCCTATTTTTGGTTCCATACTTGCTTTTGTTTTTTTAGATGAAACTTTAAAATATTTCCATATGATTGGTGGAATTTTAATTGCAATAGGAATTTATCTTTCTTTATTTATGAAAAAGAAAACTAGTGAATAAAAATCTCTTTTATATACTAATGATATTTGCTATGATATTTTGGGGAGCATCATGGATAAATGTTAAGGTACTTTCAAATTATATAAATGAATATGAAGTTGTTTTTTTAAGAGTAGGAATTTCTCTAATCTCTATGATTCCAATTTTATTTTATTTAAAATTGAGTTTTAAAATAACTATTAAAACTGCTGTATTAGTACTATTTGCTTCTTTAGTTTTAGTACTTTATTCTATATTCTTTTTTCTTGGGGTAAAAAATGGTACTGCAGGGCTTGGGGGAGCATTAGTTACCACACTTATTCCTATAAATACCTTTATAATTATAGCTCTTATGCAGCATAAAATAATATCACTCAAACACTCTTTTGCACTGATTCTTGGTGGTTTTGGAGTATTAACTATGTTAAATATCTGGGAATTTAATATAAGTGATATTTTTTCAATACAAAATATCTATTTTTTATTAGCATCTTTTTTATGGCCAGCGCTTACTATTATTAGTTCTAAAGCTACTAAAACTAATCCTCTTATATTTACATTTTATGTATATATAGTCTCTTCAATTATTGTATATTTATTTTTTATAGATTATTCATTATTTGAAAAAATCATTAACTTTGACTATATTTTTTGGTTAAATATATTTGTCTTAAGTATATTAGCTACTACTTTTGCTACATCTATTTATTTTATTGGGATTGAAAAGCTTGGAACAAAAGAAGTTAGTTCTTTTATTTTTTTAGTTCCTAGTTCTGCCTTAGTATTTAGTGCCGTTTTCTTAGATGAGAAAATTACATTTAATACCTTACTTGGTACAATATGTACTGTTGTAGCAATATATATTTTAAATGATTTAAAAATCAATTTTATAAAAAAATTAATCCCTTAGAGTATCTTTTTTTGAAATAACTGCCCTATTTCTACCAAAATCTTTTGCTTCATATAAAGCATTGTCCGCAAGTTTATAAATATCATTTTGATTTAAAACACTTTCAGGTGAAACGATTTTTGTTCCAATAGATATAGTAATAAAGTTTGATACCTTATTTCCTTTATGTTCTATTTCTAAATTTTCAATGCTTTGTTTTAATTTATTAGCTAGAGTTTTTACTCCAGATATTCCTATTTTAGAAGTAATAATTCCAAACTCTTCTCCACCAAGTCTAAAAACAAAGTCATGGGCTCTATTTAAAGTATATTTCAATGAATTTGCAACTAACTGTAAAGCTTTATCTCCTGCATCATGTCCATAAGTATCATTATATTGTTTGAAATAATCTATATCAAGAACCATCAATATAAAATTTTCTTGATCTCTTCTAGCTCTTTTTAATTCTATTTCAAAAATATCATTGAAATGTCTTCTATTATATATTTTAGTTAAATAATCGGTAATTAAAAGTTCTGATATCTCTTTTTTATCTGTTATATCATTATAAATTGAAGTATATCCTGTGATATTTCCATTTTCATCTAAATTTGGAGTAATTGAATTTTCAACCCAAAAGGTTGAGCCATCTTTTTTTCTATTTTTATGTTCACCTTTCCAAAGCCTTCCTTTATTAATAGTTGACCATAATTCCTTAAATACATAACCTTCTGTATCAGGATGTCTAAAAATACTATGTTTTTTATCTATCAATTCATCTCGTAAATAACCAGTTAACTTACAATAGGCATCACTTACATTTACTATTTTACCTGTTAAGTCAGATATTGTAATATATACATTATCATTTACAATTCTCATATATTGATCAAGTCTTTTTTGTATATTCTTACTTTGAGTTATATCATGAGCTTCACATAAAATATGAGTAACATTTAAATCTCTATCAAATACGGGAGAAAAACAAAAATCTACTTCAATTTTTTGACCAGTAGTATCATAATAGTGTTTATTGTTTTTTAAAGAAGAACCCATTTTTACGATATTTATTTCTTCTCTTAAAATATCTTTTTCTTCTGAGGTACAATAATTCCACCAAGGCAAATCCCAGAAATATCTGTTGATTACATCCTGCTCTTTATATCCTGCAATTTCTAAAGAAGTTTCATTTGCTTTTATAAGTTTTCCACGATTATCTAAAAGAAGTATTAGATTAAAAGAGTTATTAAAAATAGAGTCTAAAACAGTATTTACATTGTTAAGTTTTTCATTTAAATTTTTTTGGTCAGTAATATCTGTAATATATCCATAATAAAACTTTGGTTTACCATCTTCATCTCTAATTATTTTAGTAGTATGACTAATCCAAGAAGTCATGCTTCCTTTTAAAACTCTGTATGGAGTATAGTTAAAAGTATCACCTTCTATTCTAGATATTTTAGAAGCTTCATCATTAAATTTTTTCAAATCTACTTTATGTATAAAGTCTTCATGGTGATATTTTTTATTAAGAAAGTCTTCTGATGTTTTTCCATAAATATTAATTACATTATCAGTTACATACTCTAATTCCCATAATCCATCATCTTTTTTTAAGATGAAAAATACAGTAGGACTTTCATTTAGATAATGTAATAGTTTATTCATGAAACTATGCTCTTTTCTATTTTATTCATATCAATTATATATGAAATAACTTAAAAAGTATCACATGATTCCAAATTAGCTTGAGTAAACCCTTTTCTAAACCATTTCATTCTTTGTGCAGATGAACCATGAGTAAATGCATCAGGAACAACATATCCTTGTGCTTTTTTCTGCAAAGTATCATCGCCAATAGCACTAGCTGCATTTAAAGCCTCTTCAATATCACCCTCTTCTAGAGAATTGAAATTTTTCATACTATAGTGAGCCCAAAGTCCAGAATAACAATCAGCTTGTAACTCAACTTTTACCTGTAAGGCATTAGATTTTTTTTCACTTCTAAAGTTTTGTTTTGCTTTTTGTACTTTGTCTAATGTACCAATAATATTTTGCACGTGGTGTCCTACTTCATGGGCGATTACATATGCTTGTGCAAAATCACCAGGAGCATCATGTCTTTGTGCAAGTTCATCAAAAAAAGATAGATCAAGATATATTTTTCTATCTGCTGGACAATAAAAAGGTCCTGTTTGAGCCGATGCAAAACCACATCCACTTCTTGTACTTCCTCTAAAAAGTACAAGTTTTGGGACTTGATAAGTTGCTCCATATTTTTTAAAAACTTCACTCCAAATATCTTCTGTTTGAGCTAATACAGCAGAAACAAATCTTGCACTTTTATCATCAGCATCTTTATTTACAACTTTTGATTGAGTAGAAGAAGGAGTAACAGAAGAGTCAAGCAAAGATAAAGGATTAAAACCAAAAAAGTAAGCGACAACACCAATAACAAGCACAATTCTACCTATTTTTGTACCTAAAAGTATTTTTACAATTGGTAATAGAGCCATCATGTTTCCACCACGACCTTTGCTTCCATAATTAGATGAATTTCTTCTATCTTCTATATTTGTGCTTTCTCTATTGTCTTCCCATTTCATTAAAAAAATCTCCTATAATAACTTTTCAGAACGAACACCTTCTAAAAACCCTTCATATGTTCGTATTTCATAATCTTTATTTTTTTTCTTATATTTTTTAATTATTCCACTTGCAACTCTTTTTGCATCTGTTTTTATTATCTCACAATCATTATTTAAAGGTTTTATTTTTATTAACTCTTCTTCTATCTCACTTGCAGCTTGAACTGCAAAATCACTATGTCTTTTTAGATAATCTTTTAAAATTATATAGTATCTATTAAAAACCTGTCTCGTTCCTTTAGGCGATTTGTAATTTTTAGCAAGTTTAGGGATATGATATACTACATCAACTTTTGTTTTTACTTCAGCAATAGAGCAAATACCAAGTCTTCTTTGTCGTTTATAGTAATATCTTATCTTCCAGTTTACAGTACCATGTCGTACGCTACCAAAAGATGAGATAGGAGAAGTTTTATCCATACTATCTTCTAATTTGTGTTTATTTGTAGGATAAATATTATAATACTTATAATTTGTAACGACCAAAGGTTTTGAAAATAAAACTGAACTAACTAAAAAAAGTATAAAGAATAATTTCATTTATACCTCACTTGAACTAGAACAACAGCTAGTTTCAGAAGAACAACAAGAACTTTTTTTACTAAAATAAGGTATTAACAAATAATAAAACATCAATAGAAGCATCAAAATAGAAGCTGTTCTATTTAAAATAGATAACTCATCCATATGATGAGATAAATTTAAGATCTCTAATTTATCAAAAATAGAATCAAATAAAAATCCAAATACTAAAGATAATATAGCAATTGTAGAGACATAAACTATTAAAGATGTACGTCCTAGCATTTTATACACAACACTCATAGTAACAGCACTTGTTGCTGGCCCTGCTGTTAAAAATATAAATGCAGCACCAGCACTCATCCCTTGTATCATAAATGCAGCAGCAATAGGCAATGATGCAGTTGCACAAGTATATAAAGGAATAGCAAAAAGAAGTATTACAAAATATGTTAAAATTTGATTTTCAAATAATAAAGAAGAATACTCTTTAGGTATAAAAGTAGTAAAAGCTGCTCCAAGTAAAAGTCCAATAAATAGTGCTTTGACCATATCTTCAAATAATGTAACATAAGCATATGAAAAAACTTTTTTAATAGAAAAGCTTTTCTTCTCATTTTTAGAGCTACACCCACAAGAAGAATCAGAGGAAGTATTCGTAGGTTTAGGAGTAAAACTATTTAAAGAAGTTGTAGAAGTACCTGTAGTAGAAAACATAGGTTTAAGAGATGTCTTCTCTTTTTTTATACTCTCTTTTTCTAGAAAATTTTGAACAAGTCCCACAGCTATTGCAATTATAATTGAACTTAGAACTCTAAAAATAGTAAAAATCAATCCAAAAAAAGAAAACGTAGCTAAAATAGAATCCACACCTGTTATAGGTGTAGAGATTAAAAAACTTTGTACCGCACCTTTACTGGCACCCTCTTTTCTTAAACCTTGTGCAATTGGAATAACAGAACAAGAACAAACAGGAAGAGGAATACCAAAGATTGTAGCTTTTATAATTGAACCCGTAGAATCTGTTCCAAGATTTTTTGATACAAAATCATCAGGTACAAGTTGTTTTAAAATACCTGCAAACAATAGTCCTACCATGATATAAATAGACATTGCATCAATTAATAAAAAATAATTATCAAAAAAACTTGTAATATAACTCACCTACTCTCCTAATAATCTTTGAGAATCAATTTTTTTCTTAGCTTTAACTCCAAGTTCAATAAACTCTTCACTACGTCTAAGAAGATTTCCCTTTCCTAGAGTTAATTTATTCATAGCATCATCATAAGCTTTTTGTGTTCTATTTATATTTAAACCAATAGATTCAATATCTGTAACAAAACCTGCAAACTTATCATAAAGGTCAGCAGCTTTTTTAGATATTACTAAAGCATTTTCATTTTGGTGTTCATATCTCCAAATATTCTCAACAGTTCTAAGTGTTGCAAATAAAGTTGAAGGAGAAACTAACATGATATTATTTTCAAAAGCTGTTTTAAATAAGTTGTTATCTTCAGAAGCAGCTAACATAAAAGCACCTTCAATAGGTATAAACATTAAAACAAAATCTAAAGTATTAACTGCATCTATATTTTCATAGTTTTTAATACTTAAACCTTTTATATGAGCATATATTGATTTTATAAGTTCTTTAGAAGCTAACTCTTTTTCTAACTCATCTTGAGCTTCTGTATACTTTAAATAAGCTATAAGTGACACTTTAGAATCAATCACAATATCTTTTTTTAAAGGAAGATGAACAATAACATCTGGTCTTAATCTCTTCCCATCACTATCAGTATATGAACCTTGTGTTGAATATTCTACACCTTCTCTAAGACCCGTTTGCTCTAAAATCTTAGATAAAATAAGCTCACCCCAATCACCTTGGGTTTTATTTTCACCTTTTAAAGCTTTTGTTAGATTTATAGCATCTTGAGAAATTTGATTATTTAAATCTTTTAAATTTTTTATTTCAGTAAGTAAAGAAACCCTCTGTTTTGTCTCTTCATTATAAATATCATCTACTCTTTTTCCAAAACTTGTAAGTTGCTCTTTAAAAGGAGTTAACATCGAAGTTAAGTTGTTAGTCGATTTTTTTGTATTTTCTTCAAATAACTTGTTTGAAAGGTTTTCAAACTCTACTTTTAGACTTTGTTTTGAATTTTCTAGTAGTTCTATTTTTTCTTTTAAATTTTGTTCTTTTATTTCAAACTCACTTCTCATTTGCTCTTTTTTATCTGCAAAAGAGTTTTTTAGAGATTCTTGTTGTAAGTTAGATGTGTTTTTTTCAAATTGTAAATTTTCATTGAAATTTGATTCTATTAATTCTATTTTATCTTCATAATTACTAGCTTGTGTATTTAAATCTTCTTCAAGCTTAGAAATAGACCCTTTCTGGTTTTCTATTAATGCATTATATGAATCTTTTGTAAGCTCAATTTTCTCTTCTAAAAGAGTTACCTTTTGTCTATAGATTATCCATAAAACTAATCCACCAACAATAAGACCAATCAGAAGAGCTACAATTGCGACTAAATTTGTATTATCTAAAGGCATTATTTAAATACGCTGTCTTTCAAGGCATCATCTAAATTTGCATGAACATCATAATCTAATTCTTTAAATCTTTCTACTAATGGAGGATGAGAATAATAAAAGAATATATAAATAGGGTGAGATAATGGAAATGATTTATTTTCATTTGCAAGCTTTAATAAAGCACTTACTAAATCCTCTTTACTTTGCATATTTGAGCCAAATTCATCTGCTGCATATTCATTATGTCTTGAGATTAAAGAGATTAAAGGCATCAAGAAAAATGAAAGAATAGGTGAAAAAATCAAAAACAGTACAATAATTGCATAAGGTTCATTATTTAAATTAAGTCCTAAAAACATTTCATCATTTAAATTCCCAAATATTGCAAAAAATATAAACATAACAACACCCATGATTCCAATATTTTTTAAGATATCCCCATTTTTAAAGTGTCCTAACTCATGTCCTAATACTGCAAGAAGTTCATTGTGACTTAATTTTTCAACTAAAGTATCAAATAAAACAACTCTTTTTGTACTCCCTAGACCACCAAAGTATGCATTTAATCTATTGTCTCTTTTACTTGCATCAACTGAAAAAACACCTGAACTTTTAAATCCAACTTCATCTAAAAGGTTTTCAATTTTAGTCTCTAACTCTTTATCTTTCAAAGATTCAAACTTATCAAACATCTTATCTCTAATAACAGGGTATAACATATTTATCAAAATAATTACTGCAAAAATAAAAACAAATCCCCAAATCCACCATGCATCAAAAGTACTAATAATCCACGAAATAGCAGCAATTACTAGTGAACCAAAAATTAAAAATAATACACCTGTTTTTATTGTATCTTTTATATATAATGAAGGTGTCATATTTGAAAAACCATATTTTTTATCTAGTTTAAAAGTTGAATGTAATTCAAAAGGAAGTCCTAAAATCCAATTAATAATAATAAATAAATCTATGAAAACAATAGCTTTAAGCCATCCTTGTTGAAAACTAGTAACAGAATCTAAAAATGACAATCCAAAAGAAAGCCAAAAAATAAAAAGTATAAAACTGTAAAAAGAAGCAAGTATTGCCATTTTCTCTTTTTCTATTGAATAATTTGCTGCTTCTATGTATTTATCTTGATCTAATATAATAGCTTGTAAGTTTTTTGCATTTTTAACAAAACCAATTTGCATAAAAGATGTATATACTGAAAATAGGAAATATAAACAATATCCTATAACAAAAATTTCTAACACACTAAATTCCTTTAAAATATAATATTTAACTTATATTTTATCGTTTTAAACTTGTGATTTATTGAATAATTAAATTATCTTCTTGATTAATATCAGCTTTAGATAAAATAACCTTGTTTCGGCCATTTCTCTTTGCTTCGTAAAGAGCTAAGTCTGCTCTATGTAGGATAGTTTCTAAATCAGGATCATCTGAGTGTAAAAGTGCAACACCAACACTTACCGTGAATTTGATTTTTTCATTTTTTGCAGTATGGTATTCAGTATTTTCTATTTCAAATCTAATATTTTCAGCAGCTTTTAAAGCCCCTCTTTCTGAAGTATTTGGTAAAACAGCAGCAAACTCTTCTCCACCTAATCTTCCAAAAATATCTGATTTTCTTAAAGTACCTTCTGTTTTTTTAGCCATTAATCTAATAACTTCATCACCAACAGAGTGTCCATATATATCATTTATCATTTTAAATTTATCAATATCTATCATTAATACTGCAAGTTTTTTATTCTCTCTTCTAGTATATGTAATCATAGGTGCACAAGATTCATAAAAACTTCTTCTGTTTCTAACCCCAGATAAAGAGTCTGTAGTAGCCAAAATTTCAAGTTTTACATTGATTTCATTAAGTTCTTTCGTACGTTTCTCAACAGCACTTTCTAATACTTTTTGATAATCTTTTAATCTTCTATCTAATGCATTTAATTTAATAGCTTCCAAAATAATAAGTTCAAAATCAACCCTATCAAATCTTCTTGGTATCATTTGATAAATAGAAGCAAGATTGATGATTTTTTCTAAAGATTCAACACTAACAACATCGTTAAATAAAATATTTTTAGTGTTTGGAGAGTTTTTACTTAGTTCGACAATAAAATCTTCACATTTCATACCTGATGTATCATTACCTACAATAGTAATTAAGATTTCATTTCCTGCAATTATATAATTATAACAACCTATTAATGCTTGTTCAGCATTAACATAGCTTTCTATAATATAATCAGAGTCTACGATTCTAGAAATTTTATTGTATAGTTCGTCAAGTATTTCAACATCACTTTCGATGCACGCGATGACATATTTCCCCATTAATTCTCCACTAAGTTTAAGCTAAGAATTCTATCAGAAGAAACTTTCAATGAAAATTAAGTGAATAAGTAAATTTAGTGTTAAATGTATACAAACGACTCATTTGTATAAGATATAGATATGTTAATAGTATTACATTAATATTATTGTGCAATTATTAAAAGAAGTTTAAGTAGCTTCAGACTACTTAAACTTGACTACTTGCAATATTAATTGTATTATTATTTTTTTTATTGAAAAATTTCTAAAATTTCTTTTGGAATTTTAAAAGGTTTGAAGTTTTTAAGATAAGCTAATTTAATTTTAGCAGTAAATAATAGCTCTTCCCCTCTAAAAATCTCATGAAATATCTCTATAGATGCACTCTTTTGAGAGACTATTTTTGATGTTACTTCTAAAACATCTGCAAAAGTAGCAGATTTTATATAATCAGCCTCAACTTTTTTAACTACAAAAAATTCATCACCATTGTGAGGAGATAAACCTTTCTCAAAAAATATATTACTTCTAGCTCTTTCACAAAATTTTAAATAGTTTGCATAATATACAACGCCACCAATATCTGTATCTTCATAAAAGACTCTTATTTTCATACTTATAAATCCCTTTAAATCGACTATTGGATTATATCAAGATTTATATTTTATATCCATATAAAAAATATTAAAACGGTAAAAAATGAAAGATAATTATTTATGTAGTTTTGTTATAACATTAGTGACTATATAAGTAATTACCAAAATTATTCAAATTACTTAACTTGATATCTAAATAGTATAAGATTATCTAAAATAAGATTACTCGACCAGATAAATGAAGCACCAGAGCCTGAAAATTGTTTTTGAAAATTCATATAAGATTTTTTATTATTAACACCAATCTCATCTTCTGTATATTCAACTGCTTCTGGCCAAGATAAATATTTATTATTTGATTTCCAATTTAAAGGAATATCCCAATGTAATGAATAAGTTTCTTTATATTGATTTGAACCTTTTGTATTGCAATCTTTTGTTATTCTTTTATTTCCATCTTCTTTTACACAAGTCAAATCATAAATAGGAGAGGTATAAAAAGTTTGCGCTTTCCAATTTGAATTTGTAACAGTCCCATCAGAGAAACTAGCTATCAATCCACCATCACCTGGATGAAAAGCTTTACCTCTATTATTTTCACTACCTAAACCAGAATTTTCTTCCCAATCAACAACTTTAATTGCAATTTCGTATGGTTTTTTAACTTTGAATTTTACAATATTAGAGTTAAAAGGAGTAAAAGGAATAGGATCAATACCTACTAGTTTACCATTAATAAATAATTCAAAATAGTTATCTGCAAATATATAAGCTGTAATAATTTCTCCATCTGCATCTATTTGGGTGATAGGAACAGATGAAAGATTAACTTCTGCTAAAGATTTTGGTTTTACATTAGAACATTCATTATATAGATCACTCGCAAAGTACTTTTTATCATAGTGTACCTTTCCTGGTACTATAAATTCTTTTTCATTAAAAGTCTTAATACCAATTGGGGATGGTCTTGAACGACCATTTTCACAGCTAAATAAATTTTCTATTTCTACTTGTGCTTTACCTTTTATTATGTGTGTTTCACTAAAAGCAACTGAGTATGTTAAGCATAATATTGATAAGAATGATAAGAATTTTATTTTCATTTTAATCTCCTTAAATTTTTTTATTGTAATTAAACTTTATTAATCATATATTAATAAGATAAAAATTAATTATTATAAAAATAAAAAAGATAGACTTTCAATTTTTTCCATCAAATTCTTTTTCATTAGTATTTGTAACAATCAATTTTGCTATTCCATCTGTTTGTTGTGCAATAGATTGAGTTTGAGATGCTATAGAAGCATTTTGTTGAGTTTGTTGATCTAATGAATTTATTGTTCCATTAATCTGTTGGATACCTTCCATTTGTTCTTTACTGGCAGTTTCAACACCTGAAATTAAATCAAGTGTTTTTGATATATTCTGATTTAAATCATTATAACCACCAATCATTTTT is a window of Arcobacter sp. LA11 DNA encoding:
- a CDS encoding DMT family transporter → MRTQRVYLLLALCVLFWSGNFIIGRFISTTVEPLELAFFRWIFVVILLIPAFFIIDIKKVVSIFKKNFILLSFLSLLGITLFNTLLYIALQTTTATNALLINSIVPILILVLSFFILKSRITKVQTIGILLSTFGVIFLVLKGDIFNIFDIEFTTGDMWVLSSSISWATYSVFVKFKPKELSHLELFVIVVYVGTILFLIPWYLYQGYTLEHELEVLKNNWHFFVYVSVFPSLLSYYFWHTGIDEIGAEKTGQFTHLMPIFGSILAFVFLDETLKYFHMIGGILIAIGIYLSLFMKKKTSE
- a CDS encoding DMT family transporter; translated protein: MNKNLFYILMIFAMIFWGASWINVKVLSNYINEYEVVFLRVGISLISMIPILFYLKLSFKITIKTAVLVLFASLVLVLYSIFFFLGVKNGTAGLGGALVTTLIPINTFIIIALMQHKIISLKHSFALILGGFGVLTMLNIWEFNISDIFSIQNIYFLLASFLWPALTIISSKATKTNPLIFTFYVYIVSSIIVYLFFIDYSLFEKIINFDYIFWLNIFVLSILATTFATSIYFIGIEKLGTKEVSSFIFLVPSSALVFSAVFLDEKITFNTLLGTICTVVAIYILNDLKINFIKKLIP
- a CDS encoding diguanylate cyclase yields the protein MNKLLHYLNESPTVFFILKKDDGLWELEYVTDNVINIYGKTSEDFLNKKYHHEDFIHKVDLKKFNDEASKISRIEGDTFNYTPYRVLKGSMTSWISHTTKIIRDEDGKPKFYYGYITDITDQKNLNEKLNNVNTVLDSIFNNSFNLILLLDNRGKLIKANETSLEIAGYKEQDVINRYFWDLPWWNYCTSEEKDILREEINIVKMGSSLKNNKHYYDTTGQKIEVDFCFSPVFDRDLNVTHILCEAHDITQSKNIQKRLDQYMRIVNDNVYITISDLTGKIVNVSDAYCKLTGYLRDELIDKKHSIFRHPDTEGYVFKELWSTINKGRLWKGEHKNRKKDGSTFWVENSITPNLDENGNITGYTSIYNDITDKKEISELLITDYLTKIYNRRHFNDIFEIELKRARRDQENFILMVLDIDYFKQYNDTYGHDAGDKALQLVANSLKYTLNRAHDFVFRLGGEEFGIITSKIGISGVKTLANKLKQSIENLEIEHKGNKVSNFITISIGTKIVSPESVLNQNDIYKLADNALYEAKDFGRNRAVISKKDTLRD
- a CDS encoding neutral zinc metallopeptidase, translating into MKWEDNRESTNIEDRRNSSNYGSKGRGGNMMALLPIVKILLGTKIGRIVLVIGVVAYFFGFNPLSLLDSSVTPSSTQSKVVNKDADDKSARFVSAVLAQTEDIWSEVFKKYGATYQVPKLVLFRGSTRSGCGFASAQTGPFYCPADRKIYLDLSFFDELAQRHDAPGDFAQAYVIAHEVGHHVQNIIGTLDKVQKAKQNFRSEKKSNALQVKVELQADCYSGLWAHYSMKNFNSLEEGDIEEALNAASAIGDDTLQKKAQGYVVPDAFTHGSSAQRMKWFRKGFTQANLESCDTF
- a CDS encoding DUF922 domain-containing protein; translated protein: MKLFFILFLVSSVLFSKPLVVTNYKYYNIYPTNKHKLEDSMDKTSPISSFGSVRHGTVNWKIRYYYKRQRRLGICSIAEVKTKVDVVYHIPKLAKNYKSPKGTRQVFNRYYIILKDYLKRHSDFAVQAASEIEEELIKIKPLNNDCEIIKTDAKRVASGIIKKYKKKNKDYEIRTYEGFLEGVRSEKLL
- a CDS encoding SO_0444 family Cu/Zn efflux transporter, whose protein sequence is MSYITSFFDNYFLLIDAMSIYIMVGLLFAGILKQLVPDDFVSKNLGTDSTGSIIKATIFGIPLPVCSCSVIPIAQGLRKEGASKGAVQSFLISTPITGVDSILATFSFFGLIFTIFRVLSSIIIAIAVGLVQNFLEKESIKKEKTSLKPMFSTTGTSTTSLNSFTPKPTNTSSDSSCGCSSKNEKKSFSIKKVFSYAYVTLFEDMVKALFIGLLLGAAFTTFIPKEYSSLLFENQILTYFVILLFAIPLYTCATASLPIAAAFMIQGMSAGAAFIFLTAGPATSAVTMSVVYKMLGRTSLIVYVSTIAILSLVFGFLFDSIFDKLEILNLSHHMDELSILNRTASILMLLLMFYYLLIPYFSKKSSCCSSETSCCSSSSEV
- the rmuC gene encoding DNA recombination protein RmuC is translated as MPLDNTNLVAIVALLIGLIVGGLVLWIIYRQKVTLLEEKIELTKDSYNALIENQKGSISKLEEDLNTQASNYEDKIELIESNFNENLQFEKNTSNLQQESLKNSFADKKEQMRSEFEIKEQNLKEKIELLENSKQSLKVEFENLSNKLFEENTKKSTNNLTSMLTPFKEQLTSFGKRVDDIYNEETKQRVSLLTEIKNLKDLNNQISQDAINLTKALKGENKTQGDWGELILSKILEQTGLREGVEYSTQGSYTDSDGKRLRPDVIVHLPLKKDIVIDSKVSLIAYLKYTEAQDELEKELASKELIKSIYAHIKGLSIKNYENIDAVNTLDFVLMFIPIEGAFMLAASEDNNLFKTAFENNIMLVSPSTLFATLRTVENIWRYEHQNENALVISKKAADLYDKFAGFVTDIESIGLNINRTQKAYDDAMNKLTLGKGNLLRRSEEFIELGVKAKKKIDSQRLLGE
- a CDS encoding M48 family metallopeptidase codes for the protein MLEIFVIGYCLYFLFSVYTSFMQIGFVKNAKNLQAIILDQDKYIEAANYSIEKEKMAILASFYSFILFIFWLSFGLSFLDSVTSFQQGWLKAIVFIDLFIIINWILGLPFELHSTFKLDKKYGFSNMTPSLYIKDTIKTGVLFLIFGSLVIAAISWIISTFDAWWIWGFVFIFAVIILINMLYPVIRDKMFDKFESLKDKELETKIENLLDEVGFKSSGVFSVDASKRDNRLNAYFGGLGSTKRVVLFDTLVEKLSHNELLAVLGHELGHFKNGDILKNIGIMGVVMFIFFAIFGNLNDEMFLGLNLNNEPYAIIVLFLIFSPILSFFLMPLISLISRHNEYAADEFGSNMQSKEDLVSALLKLANENKSFPLSHPIYIFFYYSHPPLVERFKELDYDVHANLDDALKDSVFK
- a CDS encoding GGDEF domain-containing protein — encoded protein: MGKYVIACIESDVEILDELYNKISRIVDSDYIIESYVNAEQALIGCYNYIIAGNEILITIVGNDTSGMKCEDFIVELSKNSPNTKNILFNDVVSVESLEKIINLASIYQMIPRRFDRVDFELIILEAIKLNALDRRLKDYQKVLESAVEKRTKELNEINVKLEILATTDSLSGVRNRRSFYESCAPMITYTRRENKKLAVLMIDIDKFKMINDIYGHSVGDEVIRLMAKKTEGTLRKSDIFGRLGGEEFAAVLPNTSERGALKAAENIRFEIENTEYHTAKNEKIKFTVSVGVALLHSDDPDLETILHRADLALYEAKRNGRNKVILSKADINQEDNLIIQ
- a CDS encoding YbgC/FadM family acyl-CoA thioesterase, which gives rise to MKIRVFYEDTDIGGVVYYANYLKFCERARSNIFFEKGLSPHNGDEFFVVKKVEADYIKSATFADVLEVTSKIVSQKSASIEIFHEIFRGEELLFTAKIKLAYLKNFKPFKIPKEILEIFQ